A single region of the Acetivibrio cellulolyticus CD2 genome encodes:
- a CDS encoding Cof-type HAD-IIB family hydrolase translates to MTSKALYISDLDGTLLRSDKELSDYTKKSLNTLISNGVHFSVATARSSATALKILEGLNIDVPVVLMNGVVIYDIAQKKYVKLEVIPTETVRDIIDIFKKHDITGFMYAISNNEQITYYENLCTKPLKDFYDERVTKYDKAFEKVESFIDKTTDNIIYFSFMDLFDRLYPIQNELKNHPEIEAVLYRDVYNENIWFLEIHSKNASKYNAVKYLREYFGYDRIIGFGDNLNDIPLLKACDEGYAVSNAVDELKEKANGVIDDNNSDGVAKYIFEREAGRGF, encoded by the coding sequence GTGACAAGTAAAGCTTTATATATATCGGACCTTGATGGAACACTGCTAAGGAGTGATAAGGAATTAAGCGATTATACAAAAAAATCTCTAAATACTCTAATATCTAATGGTGTACACTTCTCAGTTGCGACTGCAAGGTCTTCGGCTACAGCTTTGAAAATTTTGGAGGGACTTAATATTGATGTTCCTGTAGTTTTGATGAATGGAGTTGTTATATATGATATTGCTCAAAAGAAATATGTAAAATTGGAGGTGATTCCAACTGAGACTGTCAGGGATATTATTGATATATTTAAAAAGCATGATATTACTGGGTTTATGTATGCAATTTCCAATAATGAACAGATAACATACTATGAAAATCTATGCACAAAGCCATTGAAGGATTTTTATGATGAACGTGTAACAAAATACGATAAGGCCTTTGAAAAGGTTGAAAGCTTTATAGACAAGACAACGGATAATATCATCTACTTTTCCTTTATGGATCTATTCGATAGGTTATATCCAATTCAAAATGAATTAAAGAACCATCCGGAAATAGAAGCCGTGCTATATAGAGATGTTTATAATGAAAACATATGGTTTTTGGAAATACACAGTAAAAACGCGTCAAAGTATAACGCTGTAAAATACCTGCGTGAATATTTCGGGTATGATAGGATAATAGGTTTTGGCGATAATCTAAACGATATACCACTGCTGAAGGCCTGTGATGAGGGTTATGCAGTTTCAAATGCGGTTGATGAACTTAAGGAAAAGGCAAATGGGGTTATTGATGACAATAATTCAGACGGTGTTGCGAAGTACATTTTCGAAAGGGAAGCGGGCAGAGGCTTTTAG
- the trpD gene encoding anthranilate phosphoribosyltransferase, whose amino-acid sequence MVKGAIQKLVEGKNLSEKEIIDALNCIMEGEATQAQIGSFITALRIKGETIEEITGCAKVMREKADRIMLNKEYFIDIVGTGGDCSYTFNISTAAAFVAAAGGVTVAKHGNRSVSSKSGSADVLESLGINISLEPEKVKRCIEGLDIGFMFAPTFHKSMKHAAGPRKELGIRTIFNILGPLTNPAGAKGQVLGVFSEKLTEPLAYVLSNLNVENAMVVYGMDGMDEISLSSLTRVSELKDGKVTTYDLNPENYGLKMVNKADIIGGDSKENSKIILDIFSGEKGPKRDIVVLNAAAALYVGKAAEDIKSGIKMAEEIIDSGKALDKLNELKALSNSFIPVLY is encoded by the coding sequence ATGGTAAAAGGGGCAATTCAAAAATTAGTTGAGGGCAAAAATTTAAGCGAGAAGGAAATAATAGATGCATTAAACTGCATTATGGAAGGTGAAGCAACTCAGGCACAAATAGGAAGCTTTATTACGGCTCTCAGGATTAAGGGAGAGACTATTGAAGAAATAACCGGATGTGCTAAGGTAATGAGAGAAAAGGCAGATAGGATAATGCTGAATAAGGAATACTTCATAGACATTGTGGGAACAGGCGGAGATTGTTCATATACGTTTAATATTTCAACAGCAGCAGCTTTTGTAGCTGCAGCAGGAGGAGTAACTGTTGCAAAACACGGAAATAGGTCTGTATCAAGTAAAAGCGGAAGTGCCGATGTTTTGGAAAGTCTGGGTATTAATATTTCATTAGAACCTGAAAAGGTAAAGAGATGTATTGAAGGGCTTGATATAGGCTTTATGTTTGCTCCGACCTTTCACAAATCAATGAAACATGCAGCAGGCCCTAGAAAAGAGTTGGGGATCAGGACAATATTCAATATTCTTGGACCTCTTACAAATCCAGCTGGCGCAAAAGGTCAGGTTCTTGGGGTGTTTAGTGAAAAATTAACCGAACCATTGGCTTATGTTCTTTCAAATCTAAATGTTGAAAATGCCATGGTTGTATACGGAATGGACGGAATGGATGAAATATCCCTATCTAGCCTAACAAGGGTTTCTGAATTAAAAGACGGTAAAGTCACTACTTACGATTTGAATCCTGAGAACTATGGGTTGAAAATGGTGAATAAGGCGGATATTATAGGGGGAGACTCAAAGGAAAATTCGAAGATAATTTTAGATATATTTAGTGGAGAAAAGGGACCTAAAAGAGATATTGTAGTATTAAATGCTGCAGCGGCTTTATATGTAGGAAAAGCAGCAGAAGATATTAAATCAGGCATAAAAATGGCAGAAGAAATAATAGATAGTGGAAAAGCATTGGATAAGTTGAATGAGTTAAAAGCGCTTTCAAATTCGTTTATTCCTGTTTTGTATTAA
- the trpC gene encoding indole-3-glycerol phosphate synthase TrpC produces the protein MILDKIVEQKKIQLKDEMSRISIEGWKQRIKRPGMHSPQNFFKALKDNSDISIIAEVKKASPSKGIIKEEFDPLMIAREYSESNVQAMSVLTEKNFFLGDDDYLVRIRQAYPIPLLRKDFIIDMWQVYQSRCLGADAILLITSLLSDEDLKKFQVVAGILGMQCLVEVHNKEELDRALESGAQIIGINNRDLNTFNVDIKTTEKLMNYIPNDRVVVSESGIKDYSDIKYLKELGVDAVLIGETFMRAPSIKEKIKELKGTMRV, from the coding sequence ATGATTTTAGATAAAATTGTAGAACAAAAAAAGATACAGCTTAAAGATGAAATGAGCAGGATATCAATTGAAGGTTGGAAACAACGGATTAAAAGGCCTGGTATGCACAGCCCGCAGAACTTTTTTAAAGCACTTAAAGATAATAGTGATATATCAATAATTGCTGAGGTAAAGAAAGCTTCTCCTTCGAAAGGAATAATTAAAGAAGAGTTTGATCCGTTGATGATTGCCAGGGAGTACAGCGAATCTAATGTGCAGGCAATGTCTGTTTTGACAGAAAAAAACTTCTTTTTGGGTGATGACGATTATCTCGTAAGGATACGACAGGCATATCCTATTCCACTCTTAAGAAAGGACTTTATTATAGATATGTGGCAGGTATACCAATCAAGGTGCCTTGGAGCAGATGCAATACTCCTGATTACATCCCTGCTTTCTGACGAAGACTTGAAGAAGTTTCAGGTTGTTGCTGGTATACTTGGTATGCAGTGTCTTGTTGAGGTTCATAACAAGGAAGAACTTGATAGGGCATTGGAATCGGGTGCTCAAATAATAGGAATAAACAATAGAGATCTCAATACTTTTAATGTAGATATTAAAACAACTGAGAAGCTTATGAATTATATTCCAAATGACAGAGTTGTTGTCAGCGAAAGCGGAATAAAGGATTACAGCGACATTAAATATTTAAAAGAACTTGGCGTTGATGCAGTATTGATTGGTGAAACATTTATGCGCGCTCCGTCTATTAAGGAAAAAATAAAAGAGCTTAAGGGGACAATGAGAGTATAA
- a CDS encoding flavodoxin family protein translates to MLIIGLNGSPNKNGNTKFLLNAVLDKVKDMGAETVILEVPELLKSAKNSFCVSCSTPCSGACYKDTKLEEAYELMRKADGLLLGSPSYFGTVTGQMKAFFDKTRKLRGEKAFYNKIAAGVTVGASKYGGQETTMKALYDIMMVQGMMIVGDGYFEDDCGHHGVCAHKPAEEDDFAQKRASILAKRLFEVCNATESLRK, encoded by the coding sequence TTGTTAATTATAGGTTTGAATGGTAGTCCAAATAAGAATGGAAACACCAAATTTTTATTGAACGCAGTTCTTGATAAGGTTAAAGATATGGGGGCTGAAACTGTTATACTTGAGGTCCCTGAACTTTTGAAATCTGCAAAAAACAGTTTTTGCGTTTCATGTAGTACACCATGTTCCGGTGCATGTTATAAGGATACAAAGCTGGAAGAAGCGTATGAGTTGATGAGGAAAGCGGATGGATTACTGCTTGGAAGTCCTTCTTATTTTGGAACTGTGACTGGACAAATGAAGGCCTTCTTTGATAAGACAAGAAAGCTAAGAGGGGAAAAGGCTTTTTATAATAAGATTGCAGCTGGTGTTACTGTTGGTGCATCGAAATATGGAGGTCAGGAGACAACTATGAAAGCGCTTTATGACATTATGATGGTTCAAGGTATGATGATCGTAGGCGATGGCTATTTTGAAGATGATTGCGGTCACCATGGTGTTTGTGCACATAAACCGGCAGAAGAGGACGATTTCGCTCAGAAACGTGCTTCTATTCTGGCTAAGAGACTTTTTGAAGTTTGCAATGCAACTGAATCATTAAGAAAATAG
- a CDS encoding phosphoribosylanthranilate isomerase: protein MTKIKICGIKRIEDIQFVNKYKPQYIGFVFAESKRRVSVDQVRYLKQGLDPQIKTVGVFVNESIDKIVEVLAECKLNCIQVHGDETPQYIDTLKGVLGSQPAGKGVEIWKAVRVKDEKSIAMLKSYVVDAFLLDAFVEGSYGGAGKVFDWKLANLAKSCGRIFVAGGLNADNVSNAVEASRPYGVDVSSGVETEGCKDESKIRCFMDKVKGVDNCEVL, encoded by the coding sequence ATGACTAAAATAAAAATTTGCGGCATAAAAAGGATCGAAGACATTCAATTTGTAAATAAGTATAAGCCTCAGTACATAGGTTTTGTATTTGCTGAGAGCAAGCGCAGGGTATCTGTGGATCAGGTCAGGTATTTAAAGCAGGGGCTTGATCCGCAGATAAAGACTGTTGGGGTATTTGTGAATGAAAGCATTGATAAAATTGTTGAGGTTCTCGCTGAGTGCAAACTGAACTGCATTCAGGTTCATGGAGATGAGACTCCACAGTATATTGATACGCTAAAGGGAGTACTGGGCTCACAGCCTGCAGGTAAGGGTGTTGAAATTTGGAAAGCTGTAAGGGTAAAGGATGAAAAATCTATAGCCATGCTGAAGTCGTATGTGGTTGATGCATTTTTATTGGATGCCTTTGTAGAAGGTTCGTATGGAGGTGCAGGAAAGGTTTTTGACTGGAAATTGGCAAACCTTGCAAAGTCATGTGGAAGGATTTTTGTGGCGGGAGGATTAAATGCTGACAATGTCTCAAATGCGGTTGAAGCTTCAAGACCATATGGTGTAGATGTGAGCAGTGGTGTTGAGACAGAAGGCTGTAAGGACGAATCCAAAATCAGATGCTTTATGGATAAAGTAAAGGGTGTTGATAATTGTGAAGTGTTGTAA
- a CDS encoding L-lactate dehydrogenase translates to MKSTKSKGKASIIGTGLVGSSAAFALAMSGLVSELVLIDANKDKAKGEALDLNHGLSFFINMSITSGDFEDVKDSDIIIITAGIAGKPGQVEADFTEMNVNIIKDVVPKIMKNYNGGVLLVVSKPVDILTYVVQKLSGLPENKVIGTGTVLESSRLRYLLSEHCNMDVKNIHAYIIGEHGESQFPLWSATNIAGQKYDDFCALCTKKCGNAERVRIFNEVKNAGAKIIELKDATHYAIAMGIVRIVEAVLKNQNSILTVSSVIKDSYGINDVALSLPSVVNFNGIERMFNISLTHEEQDKLNVSAIKLKEILRKVM, encoded by the coding sequence ATGAAATCTACAAAATCAAAAGGCAAAGCATCAATTATAGGAACGGGGTTAGTTGGTTCATCTGCTGCATTTGCTCTTGCAATGAGCGGTTTGGTTTCAGAACTTGTGCTAATAGATGCTAATAAGGATAAGGCGAAAGGGGAGGCGCTTGATTTAAACCATGGGCTTTCTTTTTTTATTAATATGTCAATAACCTCTGGAGATTTTGAGGATGTAAAAGATTCAGATATAATAATTATCACTGCAGGAATTGCGGGTAAGCCAGGACAGGTAGAAGCTGACTTTACCGAGATGAACGTAAATATAATCAAAGATGTAGTTCCTAAGATAATGAAGAATTACAATGGAGGGGTATTACTTGTTGTTTCCAAACCTGTTGATATACTTACCTATGTTGTACAAAAATTATCAGGATTACCTGAAAATAAGGTGATTGGGACCGGTACAGTTTTAGAAAGCTCGAGATTGCGCTATCTATTAAGTGAACACTGTAATATGGACGTAAAGAACATTCATGCATATATAATTGGTGAACATGGGGAAAGTCAGTTCCCGTTATGGAGTGCAACAAATATAGCAGGCCAGAAATATGATGATTTCTGCGCTCTATGTACAAAAAAGTGTGGGAACGCTGAAAGAGTCAGAATTTTTAATGAAGTGAAAAATGCAGGAGCAAAAATAATTGAATTAAAAGATGCAACACATTATGCTATAGCAATGGGGATTGTCAGAATAGTTGAGGCTGTCTTGAAAAACCAGAATTCAATATTGACCGTGAGCAGTGTCATAAAGGATAGTTATGGGATAAATGATGTGGCTTTGAGCTTACCTTCCGTTGTTAATTTTAATGGAATTGAAAGGATGTTCAATATTTCATTGACACATGAGGAGCAAGATAAATTAAATGTATCTGCCATAAAGCTTAAAGAAATTCTTAGGAAAGTTATGTAG